A region from the Cucumis sativus cultivar 9930 unplaced genomic scaffold, Cucumber_9930_V3 scaffold92, whole genome shotgun sequence genome encodes:
- the LOC105434475 gene encoding FAS1 domain-containing protein SELMODRAFT_448915 has protein sequence HLTNGIIIPRICVLVSLLFLINVSSAASIVSSQTSNKTDLQAAIEDMKAQSFYGFAILLQMLNITTQLTLKEITFFIPQDPQISNISIAVDRLEAFVLSHMILMPLQFSDLIRFPTGSIVPSGYHNRMIRIHNNGRGHFVVNNAVVNVPNVCSSSLGIKCHGVNKVINYGRATYGNLSNELF, from the coding sequence CACCTAACTAATGGCATAATTATTCCTAGAATTTGTGTTCTTGTTTCTCTCTTATTCTTAATTAATGTCTCTTCAGCTGCCTCAATAGTTTCATCCCAAACCTCAAACAAAACAGACCTCCAAGCTGCCATTGAAGACATGAAGGCCCAATCCTTCTATGGCTTTGCCATCCTTCTCCAAATGCTCAACATCACTACTCAACTGACCCTAAAAGAAATCACCTTTTTCATCCCCCAAGACCCCCAGATCTCCAACATCTCCATCGCTGTTGACCGTCTCGAGGCGTTTGTGCTCAGCCATATGATCCTCATGCCGCTTCAATTCAGTGACTTGATTCGATTTCCGACGGGTTCCATTGTTCCTTCGGGTTACCATAATAGGATGATCAGAATCCATAACAATGGAAGAGGCCATTTTGTTGTGAATAATGCTGTAGTCAATGTTCCTAATGTTTGTTCTAGTTCTTTGGGTATTAAGTGCCATGGGGTTAATAAGGTCATAAATTATGGTAGAGCTACTTATGGTAATCTTAGTAATGAACTTTTCTAG
- the LOC101217424 gene encoding PLASMODESMATA CALLOSE-BINDING PROTEIN 5, with protein MKKQMSSSTHLIILSLSFLLLFIITPTISGDVSFDEEWCIADEQVPDDELQRALDWACGKGGADCRNIQMKQPCFYPNTVRDHASYAFNSYYQKFKHKGATCYFNSAAMVTSLDPSHGSCKFEYVP; from the exons ATGAAGAAACAAATGTCTTCCTCTACTCACCTcatcattctctctctctctttcctccTGCTTTTTATCATAACTCCAACCATATCAG GTGATGTATCGTTTGATGAGGAGTGGTGCATAGCTGATGAGCAAGTTCCAGATGACGAGTTGCAAAGAGCTCTTGATTGGGCTTGTGGAAAAGGAGGAGCTGATTGTAGAAATATTCAAATGAAGCAACCTTGTTTTTACCCAAACACTGTTAGAGATCATGCTTCCTATGCCTTCAACAGTTACTACCAAAAGTTTAAGCACAAGGGAGCCACTTGCTATTTCAATTCAGCTGCCATGGTCACTTCTCTTGATCCTA GTCATGGTTCATGCAAGTTTGAGTATGTTCCTTGA